The Prosthecomicrobium sp. N25 genome contains a region encoding:
- a CDS encoding acetamidase/formamidase family protein, which produces MAHHHLKASAETCHWGFFDAALPPVLTVESGDRVTIDCLSGAPEILPKSGFHIPPEIHEVHAHAPKQLPGHILTGPVAVAGAEPGDVLEVRILDVDLRQDWGYNVIRPLAGTLIDDFHETRLLHIPLDRDAWVGKLPWGLDLPLAPFFGVMGVAAPPAWGRITSIIPRAHGGNLDNKELVKGATLYLPVFTPGGNFSCGDGHGAQGDGEVNVTAIETALQGTFEFVLRKDLRFAYPRAETPTHHITMGMDPDLDQCAIRALRDMIVLMGEKGGLSREDAYTLCSLAADLRVTQTVNVSKGIHCMIAKGLLAGKAG; this is translated from the coding sequence TTGGCCCACCATCACCTGAAAGCCAGCGCGGAGACCTGCCACTGGGGCTTCTTCGACGCGGCGCTGCCGCCCGTCCTCACCGTCGAGAGCGGCGACCGGGTCACCATCGACTGCCTCTCCGGCGCCCCCGAGATCCTGCCGAAGTCGGGTTTTCACATCCCGCCGGAGATCCACGAGGTCCACGCCCACGCGCCCAAGCAGCTCCCCGGCCACATCCTGACCGGCCCCGTCGCAGTCGCCGGCGCCGAGCCGGGCGACGTGCTCGAGGTCCGCATCCTCGACGTCGATCTCCGTCAGGACTGGGGCTACAACGTCATCCGCCCGCTGGCCGGCACGCTGATCGACGACTTCCACGAGACACGCCTGCTGCACATCCCGCTCGACCGGGACGCCTGGGTCGGCAAGCTGCCCTGGGGTCTCGACCTGCCGCTCGCCCCCTTCTTCGGCGTCATGGGCGTCGCCGCGCCGCCCGCCTGGGGCCGCATCACGTCGATCATCCCGCGGGCCCACGGCGGCAACCTCGACAACAAGGAACTCGTGAAGGGCGCCACCCTCTACCTGCCGGTCTTCACCCCCGGCGGCAACTTCTCCTGCGGCGACGGCCACGGCGCGCAGGGCGACGGCGAGGTCAACGTCACCGCCATCGAGACGGCCCTGCAGGGAACCTTCGAGTTCGTCCTGCGCAAGGACCTGCGCTTCGCCTACCCGCGCGCCGAAACCCCGACCCACCACATCACCATGGGCATGGACCCGGACCTCGACCAGTGCGCGATCCGGGCGCTGCGCGACATGATCGTGCTCATGGGCGAGAAGGGCGGCCTCTCCCGCGAGGACGCCTATACGCTCTGCTCCCTCGCCGCCGACCTCCGGGTCACCCAGACCGTCAACGTGTCGAAGGGCATCCACTGCATGATCGCCAAGGGC
- a CDS encoding DMT family transporter, with protein sequence MERGHLSDHDVPASTDGGGEAAGAAGLIEPLPGVAAPDPDPPTAPVPSPASARKAPVPPGRVAPPSPDHAGPSLPPAAPTSGAGETPAPATPWRGRLTETRARGRLWWSRAPDNLRGSVLMIAAFFVFAVMTASIKAIGTRIPLPQTLLLRQMIMTVLLIPLFASDIRTALSTKHLGLQVTRGVFSLMSMLVGFTAVLHVPLADVTALGFSQVLFVTVAAVFILKERVGWRRWAATLVGFVGVLIMLRPTGDGLSNPYGLLAVIGALFGCGITITVRLLAQTEKTATILLYQALIICAALAVPTVLWWVPPTPREWGLIVLIGFVGTAGQYLITRAYQVGEAAALAPLDFIRLLIATAIGYVIFAEVPTVSTFLGASIVVGATIYTVRRNASTGRPRPRTETEH encoded by the coding sequence ATGGAACGCGGCCATCTTTCGGATCACGACGTCCCCGCCTCCACGGACGGCGGCGGCGAGGCGGCCGGCGCCGCCGGGCTGATCGAGCCGCTACCCGGCGTGGCGGCCCCCGACCCCGATCCGCCCACGGCCCCCGTCCCCTCGCCGGCTTCCGCGCGCAAGGCGCCGGTCCCGCCCGGCCGCGTTGCGCCCCCCTCGCCGGATCACGCCGGACCATCGCTGCCGCCCGCGGCGCCGACGTCCGGGGCCGGGGAGACCCCCGCTCCCGCCACCCCCTGGCGCGGCCGCCTGACCGAGACCCGCGCCCGCGGCAGGCTCTGGTGGAGCCGCGCCCCCGACAATCTGCGCGGCTCGGTCCTGATGATCGCCGCCTTCTTCGTCTTCGCCGTGATGACCGCCTCCATCAAGGCGATCGGCACCCGCATCCCGCTGCCTCAGACGCTGCTCCTCAGGCAGATGATCATGACGGTCCTGCTGATCCCGCTCTTCGCTTCCGACATCCGCACCGCGCTGAGCACGAAGCACCTCGGCCTGCAGGTCACCCGCGGCGTCTTCTCGCTGATGTCCATGCTGGTCGGCTTCACGGCCGTGCTGCACGTGCCGCTCGCCGACGTGACCGCGCTCGGCTTCAGCCAGGTCCTGTTCGTCACCGTCGCGGCGGTCTTCATCCTGAAGGAGCGGGTCGGCTGGCGCCGCTGGGCCGCCACGCTGGTCGGCTTCGTCGGCGTCCTCATCATGCTGCGCCCGACCGGCGACGGCCTCTCCAACCCCTACGGCCTGCTGGCGGTGATCGGCGCGCTGTTCGGCTGCGGCATCACCATCACGGTCCGCCTGCTCGCCCAGACCGAGAAGACGGCGACGATCCTGCTCTATCAGGCCCTCATCATCTGCGCGGCCCTGGCGGTGCCCACGGTCCTCTGGTGGGTGCCGCCGACGCCCCGCGAATGGGGCCTCATCGTGCTGATCGGCTTCGTCGGCACCGCCGGGCAGTATCTCATCACCCGCGCCTACCAGGTCGGCGAGGCGGCCGCGCTCGCGCCGCTCGACTTCATCCGCCTCCTGATCGCGACCGCCATCGGCTACGTGATCTTCGCGGAGGTCCCGACCGTCTCCACCTTCCTGGGCGCCTCGATCGTGGTCGGCGCCACCATCTACACCGTCCGCCGCAACGCCTCCACGGGCCGTCCGAGGCCCCGGACCGAGACCGAGCACTGA
- a CDS encoding amidase, translating to MSGKPLHELSIAEAGKLIRSGALTSTALTEASLKRIAALDGPIASFITVTGERAMADAAAADAAFAKGVDKGPMQGIPYALKDIYMTAGIRSTCHSKLLVDNVPAEDCVVETKFKAAGAVHLGKLATHEFAFGGPSFDLPFPPARNPWNTDHITGGSSSGSGAAVAAGFCRTAMGSDTGGSIRGPAAYCGTVGLKPTYGLVSRRGIFPLSFTLDHAGPLTWSVEDCAITMQAIAGFDPEDPASADLPVPDFLGGLNEGVEGMRIALPRCFWKEAAGLSAETAAAIEAAAGTLEKLGAKVEEVTLPDYELFNAAGRLILFSEAYAIHEKDLQTRPLDYGALTQMRMILGGFIQASDLTQAFRVRRKLSLVLNREVLGTYDALITASALAPAPRFDEMPKGHPANWPIQTIPYNLTGNPAMSIPTGFSKSGLPLSMQIVGKPFADPTVLRIGQAYEAATGLTAIRPKMEMAEAA from the coding sequence ATGAGCGGCAAACCCCTCCACGAACTCTCCATCGCCGAGGCCGGCAAGCTGATCCGCTCCGGCGCCCTCACCTCCACGGCGCTGACCGAGGCCAGCCTGAAGCGCATCGCGGCGCTCGACGGGCCGATCGCGAGCTTCATCACGGTGACCGGCGAGCGTGCGATGGCCGACGCCGCGGCCGCGGACGCCGCCTTCGCCAAGGGGGTCGACAAGGGCCCCATGCAGGGCATCCCCTACGCCCTGAAGGACATCTACATGACGGCGGGCATTCGCTCGACCTGCCATTCCAAGCTCCTCGTCGACAACGTGCCGGCCGAGGACTGCGTCGTCGAGACGAAATTCAAGGCGGCGGGCGCCGTCCACCTGGGCAAGCTCGCCACCCACGAGTTCGCCTTCGGCGGCCCGAGCTTCGACCTGCCCTTCCCGCCCGCCCGCAATCCCTGGAACACCGACCACATCACCGGCGGCTCCTCGTCGGGCTCCGGCGCCGCGGTGGCGGCCGGCTTCTGCCGCACCGCCATGGGCTCCGACACCGGCGGCTCCATCCGGGGTCCCGCCGCCTATTGCGGCACCGTCGGCCTGAAGCCGACCTACGGCCTGGTCTCGCGCCGCGGCATCTTCCCGCTCTCCTTCACGCTCGACCACGCCGGCCCGCTTACCTGGTCGGTCGAGGACTGCGCCATCACCATGCAGGCGATCGCCGGCTTCGACCCGGAGGATCCCGCCTCGGCCGACCTTCCCGTCCCGGACTTCCTGGGCGGGCTGAACGAGGGCGTCGAGGGCATGAGGATCGCGCTCCCGCGCTGCTTCTGGAAGGAGGCCGCCGGTCTCTCGGCCGAAACCGCCGCCGCCATCGAGGCGGCCGCGGGCACGCTCGAGAAGCTCGGCGCCAAGGTCGAGGAGGTGACGCTCCCCGACTACGAGCTCTTCAACGCCGCCGGCCGGCTGATCCTCTTCTCCGAGGCCTATGCGATCCACGAGAAGGACCTGCAGACCCGTCCGCTCGACTACGGCGCTCTGACCCAGATGCGCATGATCCTCGGCGGCTTCATCCAGGCGTCCGATCTGACCCAGGCCTTCCGGGTCCGCCGCAAGCTCTCCCTCGTCCTCAACCGCGAGGTCCTCGGCACGTACGACGCCCTGATCACCGCCTCCGCGCTCGCCCCGGCGCCGCGTTTCGACGAGATGCCGAAGGGCCATCCCGCAAACTGGCCGATCCAGACCATTCCCTACAACCTGACCGGCAACCCGGCCATGTCGATCCCGACCGGCTTCTCGAAGTCCGGACTGCCGCTCTCCATGCAGATCGTCGGCAAGCCCTTCGCGGACCCGACGGTGCTCCGCATCGGCCAGGCCTACGAGGCGGCCACGGGGCTCACGGCGATCCGTCCGAAGATGGAGATGGCCGAGGCCGCGTGA
- a CDS encoding ABC transporter ATP-binding protein, with translation MTITKDPPKLDVVPEGDPRDRGGPAQPLLIAEDLKKWFPVRGGLLNRAVGHVRAVDGVTFQVLKGETLGIVGESGCGKSTLARLLMQLIPHDSGVLTFDGDPVGEMRGISMKEFRKAVQMVFQDSYSSLNPRLPVEDSVAYGPKVHGMKPAEAKALARELLEKVGLRSNLFGPRYPHELSGGQKQRVNIARALALSPRLLILDEAVSALDKSVEAQVLNLLRYLKRHFNLTYVFISHDLNVVQYISDRVLVMYLGQVVEIGPVDEIYKAPKHPYTRALLASRLSMDPDERVEEAPIAGDPPNPINPPSGCRFRTRCPFAETVCATDTPHLPKWLDATSHVAACHMHDPASGHSRAGKPPAPPVPAASHPRPAAGAQGGASVVALRPANVA, from the coding sequence ATGACCATCACCAAAGATCCTCCGAAGCTCGACGTCGTGCCCGAAGGCGACCCGCGCGACCGCGGCGGGCCGGCGCAGCCGCTGCTGATCGCCGAGGACCTCAAGAAGTGGTTCCCGGTGCGCGGGGGCCTGCTCAACCGGGCGGTCGGCCACGTCCGCGCCGTCGACGGGGTCACGTTCCAGGTGCTGAAGGGCGAGACGCTCGGCATCGTCGGCGAATCCGGCTGCGGCAAGTCCACGCTCGCCCGGCTCCTCATGCAGCTCATCCCGCACGACTCCGGCGTGCTTACCTTCGACGGCGACCCGGTCGGGGAGATGCGCGGGATCTCCATGAAGGAGTTCCGCAAGGCCGTGCAGATGGTCTTCCAGGACAGCTATTCCTCGCTGAACCCGCGCCTGCCGGTGGAGGATTCGGTCGCCTACGGACCCAAAGTCCACGGCATGAAGCCCGCGGAGGCGAAGGCGCTCGCCCGCGAGCTCCTCGAGAAGGTGGGGCTGCGGTCGAACCTGTTCGGTCCGCGCTATCCGCACGAGCTCTCGGGCGGACAGAAGCAGCGCGTCAACATCGCCCGGGCGCTCGCCCTGTCGCCCCGGCTGCTGATCCTGGACGAGGCGGTCTCGGCGCTCGACAAGTCGGTGGAGGCGCAGGTCCTGAACCTGCTTCGCTACCTGAAGCGCCACTTCAACCTGACCTACGTCTTCATCTCGCACGACCTCAACGTGGTCCAGTACATCTCCGACCGCGTGCTGGTGATGTATCTCGGCCAGGTCGTCGAGATCGGGCCGGTCGACGAGATCTACAAGGCGCCGAAACATCCCTATACGCGGGCGCTGCTCGCCTCGCGCCTCTCCATGGACCCGGACGAGCGGGTCGAGGAGGCGCCGATCGCGGGCGATCCGCCGAACCCCATCAACCCGCCCTCGGGCTGCCGCTTCCGGACCCGCTGCCCCTTCGCGGAGACGGTCTGTGCCACGGACACGCCGCACCTGCCGAAGTGGCTCGACGCGACGAGCCATGTTGCGGCCTGCCACATGCACGACCCGGCGAGCGGCCACAGCCGCGCCGGCAAGCCGCCGGCCCCGCCCGTGCCGGCGGCGTCCCATCCGCGGCCTGCCGCGGGCGCCCAGGGAGGCGCCTCCGTGGTCGCCCTGCGCCCTGCGAACGTGGCCTGA
- a CDS encoding ABC transporter ATP-binding protein: MSFFFRSKPEAPKPAAEASGTRPLVEVENLEVKFVSREATVHAVNGVSFSLTPGEVLCIIGESGSGKSVTMRALMRLLPAHKTKISGRMRVADKEILSLNSAELTAMRGSLVSMIFQEPMTALDPVYTIGDQIAETVMRHTGCSKEEGLKRGLELLEFVKVPSAERRLKAYPHELSGGLRQRAMIAMALSCNPSLLLADEPTTALDATVQIQVLILMRKLQKELGMSVIFVTHDLGVAAQIADKVAVMYAGRIVEMGSVKDVLTNPQHPYTRGMLASTVHGQDREHDIEAIPGSPPDMRRLMAGCSFSPRCPQATEECLVSQPPEFKVGPDRAVRCFRAGQFDDPSASRAIA; this comes from the coding sequence ATGAGCTTCTTCTTCCGCTCCAAGCCCGAGGCGCCGAAGCCGGCGGCGGAGGCGTCCGGCACCCGGCCGCTCGTCGAGGTCGAGAACCTCGAGGTCAAGTTCGTCTCGCGGGAGGCGACCGTGCATGCGGTCAACGGCGTCAGCTTCTCGCTGACCCCCGGCGAGGTGCTTTGCATCATCGGCGAGTCCGGGTCCGGCAAGTCCGTGACCATGCGGGCGCTGATGCGGCTGCTGCCGGCCCACAAGACGAAGATCTCGGGCCGCATGCGTGTGGCCGACAAGGAGATCCTGTCGCTCAACTCCGCCGAGCTCACCGCCATGCGCGGCTCCCTGGTCTCCATGATCTTCCAGGAGCCGATGACCGCGCTCGACCCGGTCTACACGATCGGCGACCAGATCGCCGAGACGGTGATGCGGCACACCGGCTGCAGCAAGGAGGAGGGCCTCAAGCGCGGGCTCGAACTCCTCGAGTTCGTCAAGGTCCCGTCGGCTGAGCGCCGGCTGAAGGCCTATCCGCACGAGCTTTCGGGCGGCCTCCGGCAGCGCGCCATGATCGCCATGGCGCTCTCCTGCAATCCGAGCCTGCTGCTCGCCGACGAGCCGACGACCGCTCTCGACGCGACCGTGCAGATCCAGGTGCTGATCCTGATGCGCAAGCTCCAGAAGGAGCTCGGCATGAGCGTGATCTTCGTCACGCACGACCTCGGCGTGGCGGCGCAAATCGCCGACAAGGTCGCGGTGATGTATGCCGGCCGCATCGTCGAGATGGGCTCGGTCAAGGACGTGCTGACCAACCCGCAGCACCCCTACACGCGCGGCATGCTGGCCTCCACCGTGCACGGCCAGGACCGCGAGCACGACATCGAGGCGATCCCGGGCAGCCCGCCCGACATGCGCCGGCTGATGGCCGGCTGCAGCTTCTCCCCGCGCTGCCCGCAGGCCACCGAGGAGTGCCTCGTCTCGCAGCCGCCGGAGTTCAAGGTCGGTCCCGACCGGGCGGTGCGCTGCTTCCGCGCCGGACAGTTCGACGACCCGTCCGCGTCGCGCGCCATCGCCTGA
- a CDS encoding ABC transporter substrate-binding protein, with product MKTRWGRLMAAGLALGLGTAGAALPGRAAETTLRVAMTAGDIPDVTGQPDQGFEGYRFVGYSIYDALLKWDLTKSDVEASLKPGLATKWYVDPADTKRWIFELRPDVKFHDGCPFNADTVVWNVQRLTDNTVPQFVAKQFAAMRTRTVNIDRAEKIDDLKVAIVMKEPDSLFYIQMSFWMMVSKCQFEKAGGDNAKYALMPSGTGPYKFDKFVPRERLELVKNADYWDKPRIPKHDRLVLIPMPEATTRAAALLAGQVDFIEAPSPDTVPRLKQAGMNVLTNAYPHNWAYQPNFVDGPFKDKRVRQAANYALNRADMKEMLGGFMIEGFATVPPNSAWYGNPKKYEYDTKKATALLKEAGCYPCEVTFAISTSGSGQMQPLPMNELVKAQLEEAGFKVKLEVMDWNALLDVTFKGREKFPQYHAVNVSRATQDPFSGIFRFAMKSQNAPAGGNWGWYYNAEIEDLIKKIYTTFDETERNKMIIKVHEIMNEDAAMIWVAHDVNPRALSPKLKGFVQAQSWFQDLTPIVVNDKTN from the coding sequence ATGAAGACCAGGTGGGGCCGGCTGATGGCGGCGGGACTGGCGCTCGGGCTCGGTACGGCGGGCGCCGCCCTGCCGGGCCGCGCGGCGGAGACGACCCTGCGGGTCGCCATGACGGCCGGCGACATCCCCGACGTGACCGGCCAGCCCGACCAGGGCTTCGAGGGCTACCGCTTCGTCGGCTACTCGATCTACGACGCGCTGCTGAAGTGGGACCTGACGAAATCCGACGTGGAGGCGTCGCTGAAGCCCGGCCTCGCGACCAAGTGGTACGTCGACCCGGCCGACACGAAGCGCTGGATCTTCGAACTCCGGCCCGACGTGAAGTTCCACGACGGCTGCCCGTTCAACGCCGACACGGTGGTGTGGAACGTCCAGCGGCTGACGGACAACACGGTCCCGCAGTTCGTCGCCAAGCAATTCGCGGCGATGCGCACCCGGACGGTCAACATCGACCGGGCCGAGAAGATCGACGACCTCAAGGTCGCGATCGTGATGAAGGAGCCGGACTCGCTCTTCTACATCCAGATGAGCTTCTGGATGATGGTCTCCAAGTGCCAGTTCGAAAAGGCCGGCGGCGACAACGCCAAGTACGCCCTGATGCCGTCGGGGACGGGCCCCTACAAGTTCGACAAGTTCGTTCCGCGCGAGCGCCTCGAGCTCGTGAAGAACGCCGACTACTGGGACAAGCCGCGGATCCCGAAGCACGACCGGCTGGTGCTGATCCCGATGCCCGAGGCGACGACGCGCGCCGCCGCGCTGCTGGCGGGCCAGGTCGACTTCATCGAGGCGCCGTCACCCGACACCGTGCCGCGCCTGAAGCAGGCGGGCATGAACGTGCTCACCAACGCCTATCCGCACAACTGGGCCTACCAGCCCAACTTCGTCGACGGTCCGTTCAAGGACAAGCGCGTGCGGCAGGCCGCGAACTACGCGCTGAACCGGGCCGACATGAAGGAGATGCTCGGCGGCTTCATGATCGAGGGGTTCGCGACGGTGCCGCCGAACTCGGCCTGGTACGGCAATCCCAAGAAGTACGAGTACGACACCAAGAAGGCGACCGCGCTCCTCAAGGAGGCCGGCTGCTACCCCTGCGAGGTGACCTTCGCGATCTCGACCTCGGGGTCCGGGCAGATGCAGCCGCTGCCGATGAACGAACTCGTCAAGGCGCAACTCGAGGAGGCCGGCTTCAAGGTCAAGCTCGAGGTGATGGACTGGAACGCGCTGCTCGACGTCACCTTCAAGGGTCGCGAGAAGTTCCCGCAGTACCACGCCGTCAACGTCAGCCGCGCCACGCAGGATCCCTTCTCCGGCATCTTCCGCTTCGCCATGAAGAGCCAGAACGCACCGGCCGGCGGCAACTGGGGCTGGTACTACAACGCCGAGATCGAGGATCTGATCAAGAAGATCTACACGACCTTCGACGAAACCGAGCGCAACAAGATGATCATCAAAGTCCACGAGATCATGAACGAGGACGCGGCGATGATCTGGGTGGCGCACGACGTCAACCCGCGCGCCCTGTCGCCGAAGCTCAAGGGCTTCGTGCAGGCCCAGAGCTGGTTCCAGGACCTGACCCCGATCGTGGTCAACGACAAGACCAACTGA
- a CDS encoding ABC transporter permease: MWLYVARRILYAVPIALGVTVFCFALVYLAPGNPLQLLLPPDASAEVVELIKKTYGFDKPIPVQYATWLGRALTGDLGVSIATNRPVIGEVLGALSNTIILSLSAVMLAFSLAFTLGVVAAYFNGRWVDRTVTGFSIVGVSVPNYWLGMVLIIVFAVNMNWLPATGMGTKGSESFSLFDWEQLKHAILPVVTMSMIPLGIIMRTTRSAVAEVLNHDFVQTLRAKGLGEGAVVRHAVRNALPSVLAVMGLQFGYLMGGSILVETIFTWPGTGFLLNKAILTRDIPVLQGTILVLALIFVATNLVVDLVQTAVDPRIKRA; this comes from the coding sequence ATGTGGCTCTACGTCGCCCGCCGCATCCTATACGCCGTCCCGATCGCCCTCGGTGTGACGGTCTTCTGCTTCGCGCTCGTCTATCTCGCGCCCGGCAACCCACTGCAGCTCCTGCTGCCGCCCGACGCGTCGGCCGAGGTGGTCGAGCTCATCAAGAAGACCTACGGTTTCGACAAGCCGATCCCGGTCCAATACGCCACCTGGCTCGGGCGTGCGCTGACGGGCGACCTGGGGGTGTCGATCGCCACCAACCGGCCGGTCATCGGCGAGGTGCTGGGGGCGCTCTCCAATACGATCATCCTCTCGCTCTCCGCCGTGATGCTCGCCTTCAGCCTGGCGTTCACGCTCGGGGTGGTCGCCGCCTACTTCAACGGCCGATGGGTCGACCGCACGGTGACGGGCTTCTCGATCGTCGGCGTCAGCGTGCCGAACTACTGGCTCGGCATGGTGCTGATCATCGTCTTCGCGGTGAACATGAACTGGCTGCCCGCGACCGGCATGGGCACCAAGGGGTCGGAGAGCTTCAGCCTGTTCGACTGGGAGCAGCTCAAGCATGCGATCCTGCCGGTCGTCACCATGTCGATGATCCCGCTCGGCATCATCATGCGGACAACCCGGTCGGCGGTCGCCGAGGTGCTGAACCACGACTTCGTGCAGACGCTCCGGGCCAAGGGCCTGGGCGAGGGCGCGGTGGTCCGCCACGCGGTGCGCAACGCGCTGCCGAGCGTGCTCGCCGTCATGGGCCTGCAGTTCGGCTACCTGATGGGCGGCTCGATCCTGGTCGAGACGATCTTCACCTGGCCGGGCACCGGCTTCCTGCTCAACAAGGCGATCCTGACGCGGGACATCCCGGTCCTGCAGGGGACGATCCTGGTGCTCGCCCTCATCTTCGTCGCCACCAACCTGGTGGTGGACCTCGTCCAGACCGCCGTCGACCCGCGCATCAAGCGGGCCTGA
- a CDS encoding cysteine hydrolase family protein — protein sequence MHKVSIPQSVYDRVAARRGSVHPFADMDPSRTALIVVDLQNGFMMDGVGHAVCPMAREIVPNVNRLASAVRATGGKVFWIRNTHYEECLSSWSILHDYTVPEKKAHRIRSMSEGTLGNELWEALDVQPEDEEVRKTRFSAFIQGSSDLELRLRRQGLDTVLITGTVTNVCCESTARDAMMLNFKTVMITDGCAAANDEEHTASLIAFYNAFGDILSTDETIACLEKNAGLKQAAE from the coding sequence ATGCACAAGGTCTCCATCCCGCAGTCCGTCTACGACCGCGTCGCCGCGCGCCGCGGTTCGGTGCATCCGTTCGCCGACATGGATCCGTCCCGGACGGCGCTGATCGTCGTCGACCTGCAGAACGGCTTCATGATGGACGGCGTCGGCCACGCGGTCTGCCCGATGGCGCGGGAGATCGTGCCGAACGTCAACCGGCTCGCGTCCGCGGTCCGCGCCACGGGCGGCAAGGTCTTCTGGATCCGCAACACGCATTACGAGGAGTGCCTGAGCTCCTGGTCGATCCTCCACGACTACACGGTGCCGGAGAAGAAGGCGCACCGGATCCGGTCGATGTCCGAGGGGACGCTCGGCAACGAGCTCTGGGAGGCGCTCGACGTCCAGCCGGAGGACGAGGAGGTGCGCAAGACGCGCTTCTCGGCCTTCATCCAGGGGTCGTCCGACCTGGAACTGCGGCTGCGGCGGCAGGGGCTCGACACGGTGCTGATCACCGGCACCGTCACCAACGTCTGCTGCGAGTCGACCGCGCGCGACGCCATGATGCTCAATTTCAAGACGGTGATGATCACGGACGGCTGCGCGGCGGCGAACGACGAGGAGCACACGGCCTCGCTGATCGCCTTCTACAACGCCTTCGGCGACATCCTCTCCACGGACGAAACCATCGCGTGCCTGGAGAAGAACGCCGGGCTGAAGCAGGCCGCCGAGTAA
- a CDS encoding ABC transporter permease: MTDITAGSIPVAKADEPPPVKVRGYWQSVAYRLRYDYVTLFFGFVILVIVASALLAPWIAPLDPQKTSMVYRLKPIGFKQFTLGTDELGRDVLSRLLWGGRTSLLMGLVPVSLAVLVGGTLGVLAGFIGGKVNMLIMRTMDIFYAFPSILLAVAISGAMGGGMSNGMLALTLVFIPPLCRIAETATTQVRGLDFVEAARASGASTPSIIANHILGNVLAPVFVYASGLVSVAILIASGLSFLGLGVEPPTPDWGLMLSTLRQAIYVNPWVCALPGAAIFITSLSFNMVSDGLRQAMDVKM, translated from the coding sequence ATGACCGACATCACCGCCGGATCCATCCCAGTCGCCAAGGCGGACGAGCCGCCTCCCGTCAAGGTGCGCGGCTACTGGCAGTCCGTCGCCTACCGGCTCCGCTACGACTACGTGACGCTGTTCTTCGGCTTCGTGATCCTCGTGATCGTGGCGTCGGCACTGCTCGCCCCCTGGATCGCGCCGCTTGACCCGCAGAAGACCTCGATGGTCTACCGGCTGAAGCCGATCGGCTTCAAGCAGTTCACCCTCGGCACCGACGAGCTCGGCCGCGACGTGCTCTCCCGCCTGCTCTGGGGCGGGCGGACGTCGCTCCTGATGGGGCTCGTGCCGGTCAGCCTGGCGGTGCTCGTCGGCGGCACGCTCGGGGTCCTCGCCGGCTTCATCGGCGGCAAGGTCAACATGCTGATCATGCGCACGATGGACATCTTCTACGCCTTCCCGTCGATCCTCTTGGCGGTCGCCATCTCGGGCGCCATGGGGGGCGGCATGTCGAACGGCATGCTGGCGCTGACGCTCGTCTTCATCCCGCCGCTCTGCCGCATCGCCGAGACGGCCACCACGCAGGTGCGCGGCCTCGACTTCGTGGAGGCCGCGCGGGCCTCCGGGGCGTCGACGCCCTCCATCATCGCCAACCACATCCTCGGCAACGTGCTGGCGCCGGTCTTCGTCTACGCCTCGGGCCTCGTCTCGGTGGCGATCCTGATCGCCTCGGGCCTCTCCTTCCTCGGCCTCGGGGTGGAGCCGCCGACGCCCGACTGGGGGCTGATGCTCTCGACGCTCCGGCAGGCCATCTACGTCAACCCCTGGGTCTGCGCGCTGCCCGGCGCGGCGATCTTCATCACCTCGCTCTCCTTCAACATGGTCTCGGACGGACTGCGCCAGGCCATGGACGTGAAGATGTGA